Proteins encoded within one genomic window of Streptomyces sp. NBC_01314:
- a CDS encoding TMEM165/GDT1 family protein, with the protein MISFSVTALVFGVVFLAELPDKTALAGLVLGTRYRASYVFAGVAAAFAVHVALAVAAGSVLTLLPQQIVHALTGALFLGGAAVLLMTKGGADDDAEVRRPGNQSFWKVSGTGFMLILVAEFGDLTQIMTANLAARYDDPLSVGLGAVLALWAVAGLGIVGGKALMKRVPLKLITQVAAVLMAGLGVWSLWEAVAG; encoded by the coding sequence TTGCCGAACTACCCGACAAGACCGCGCTCGCCGGTCTCGTCCTCGGCACCCGCTACCGCGCCTCGTACGTCTTCGCCGGTGTCGCCGCCGCGTTCGCCGTGCACGTCGCGCTCGCGGTGGCGGCGGGCAGTGTCCTCACGCTCCTGCCGCAGCAGATCGTGCACGCGCTGACGGGCGCGCTGTTCCTGGGCGGCGCGGCGGTGCTGCTCATGACGAAGGGCGGGGCCGATGACGACGCGGAGGTTCGGCGGCCCGGGAACCAGAGCTTCTGGAAGGTCTCGGGGACGGGTTTCATGCTCATCCTGGTCGCCGAGTTCGGGGACCTGACGCAGATCATGACGGCGAACCTCGCGGCCCGGTACGACGATCCGCTGTCCGTCGGGCTCGGCGCGGTCCTCGCGCTGTGGGCCGTGGCGGGGCTCGGCATCGTCGGCGGCAAGGCGCTGATGAAGCGGGTGCCGCTGAAGCTGATCACGCAGGTCGCCGCCGTGCTGATGGCGGGGCTCGGTGTGTGGAGTCTGTGGGAGGCCGTGGCGGGATGA